One stretch of Desulfovibrio sp. UCD-KL4C DNA includes these proteins:
- a CDS encoding TetR/AcrR family transcriptional regulator, translating into MVRKHGNFEPCQQRADVTKNKILEAALIVFSEKGFVGANTKNIADAAGVATGSVYRYFKDKMALFLAVRAMLEGRMSIDVFEKSQSLLEQGEEVNSILNLLVRYCVDSHREHRKFFCEVLALEAIDEVNAAIGRERDRRVRRKFYDFFLSLGGGIQADDLEAATELICMTVEEVAHKAILFKSDVGEDRLIAQLVKMLSNYLLFPDSR; encoded by the coding sequence ATGGTTCGTAAGCATGGTAATTTTGAGCCTTGCCAGCAAAGAGCAGATGTCACCAAAAATAAAATTTTAGAAGCGGCTTTGATAGTTTTTTCGGAGAAAGGATTTGTCGGAGCCAATACTAAAAATATTGCCGATGCTGCTGGGGTGGCTACTGGATCTGTTTATCGTTACTTTAAGGATAAAATGGCTTTGTTTCTTGCTGTAAGGGCTATGCTTGAAGGCAGGATGAGTATAGATGTTTTTGAAAAAAGCCAGTCTTTGCTAGAGCAAGGGGAAGAGGTTAATTCAATTCTAAATTTGTTGGTACGCTATTGTGTTGATTCGCATCGAGAGCATCGGAAATTCTTTTGTGAAGTTCTCGCATTAGAAGCAATAGATGAAGTCAATGCTGCTATAGGACGTGAGCGTGACCGTAGAGTTAGAAGAAAATTTTATGATTTTTTCTTGTCACTTGGTGGGGGCATTCAGGCAGATGATTTAGAGGCAGCTACAGAACTTATATGTATGACAGTAGAAGAGGTAGCCCACAAAGCTATTCTGTTTAAGTCAGATGTAGGTGAAGACCGTCTTATTGCTCAATTAGTTAAAATGTTAAGCAATTATCTTTTGTTTCCTGATAGTAGATAA
- the greA gene encoding transcription elongation factor GreA, which yields MSTIPISTEGFAKVKKELDALKRERPAVIKAISEAREEGDLKENGGYHAARERQGMMEAKINYIESRIPHFNIIDLSTLGGSKIIFGATVELEDIETGDKKIYTIMGPDESDFKKGIISIESPVGKALLGKEEGDEVLVNAPRGKIEYAVVSVTFKGAVS from the coding sequence ATGAGCACGATACCCATTTCAACAGAAGGATTTGCGAAGGTTAAAAAAGAACTGGATGCTCTTAAAAGAGAACGTCCAGCTGTAATCAAAGCAATCAGTGAAGCTCGCGAAGAAGGCGACCTTAAGGAAAACGGGGGCTACCATGCTGCGCGTGAGCGTCAGGGAATGATGGAAGCTAAAATTAATTATATTGAATCCCGCATCCCACATTTTAATATTATTGATCTCTCTACACTTGGTGGTTCCAAAATTATTTTTGGAGCAACAGTAGAACTTGAAGATATTGAAACAGGCGATAAAAAAATATATACAATCATGGGCCCTGATGAAAGCGATTTCAAAAAGGGAATTATTTCTATTGAATCCCCTGTAGGAAAAGCTCTACTAGGCAAAGAAGAGGGTGATGAAGTTCTAGTCAACGCTCCTCGCGGAAAAATAGAATATGCGGTTGTTTCTGTTACCTTTAAAGGAGCTGTTTCCTAG
- a CDS encoding glutamate synthase — protein sequence MCRLFALTSRDPISPMRAIDALNVMKEGHDGSGVGLYLNGLGGPFEELKDCPILSGIFTEAGLRQLEQYVAEKGLKSKFSILYTPHTPPPVGTPVRGTYAAIAYSVPRGWEDLSEAERGSRLVQMRLDLKMLGEQNGDMMVFSFWPDTIVIKEVGDPLEIGEYLQLDHNKDIYARRILAQGRQNTNYAINLYACHPFFIEGVASMTNGENTAFLPIKEYLESRNITGYSGYQSDSEVFTHIAHYTTKKLGLDIRAYKHIITPLSDSELVNHPDREFLTELKRTCRKLIIDGPNCVIGCLPGGHMFMSQDRKKFRPGIVGGKDGIFGFSSEVCGLNAAIPDRDKSKDFQPMHLDTVIVGPDCKEIIQCSQTDQLPRQL from the coding sequence ATGTGCCGTTTATTTGCGCTTACAAGCCGCGACCCAATTTCACCCATGCGTGCTATTGATGCTCTGAATGTAATGAAAGAGGGGCACGATGGTTCCGGTGTGGGGCTATATCTGAATGGACTCGGCGGTCCGTTTGAAGAATTGAAGGATTGCCCGATTCTCTCTGGTATCTTTACAGAAGCTGGTCTTCGCCAGTTGGAACAGTATGTAGCTGAGAAAGGGCTTAAATCTAAATTTAGCATTCTTTATACTCCGCATACTCCTCCGCCTGTCGGAACTCCTGTCCGGGGAACTTATGCCGCCATTGCCTACAGTGTTCCTAGAGGATGGGAAGATCTGTCTGAAGCAGAGAGAGGAAGCCGTCTAGTTCAAATGCGTCTTGATCTTAAGATGCTTGGAGAACAAAACGGTGATATGATGGTATTTTCATTTTGGCCTGATACTATAGTTATCAAAGAAGTCGGTGATCCGCTTGAAATAGGTGAATACCTTCAGCTTGATCATAATAAAGATATTTATGCTCGCAGAATTCTTGCTCAGGGTAGACAGAATACAAACTATGCGATCAACCTTTACGCGTGCCATCCTTTTTTCATAGAAGGTGTTGCCTCCATGACGAATGGTGAAAATACCGCTTTTCTGCCTATCAAAGAATATCTTGAATCCAGAAATATTACCGGATACAGCGGATATCAGTCAGACTCTGAAGTTTTTACCCATATCGCGCATTATACTACTAAAAAGCTCGGCCTTGATATTAGGGCGTACAAACATATCATTACCCCGTTAAGTGATAGTGAACTTGTCAATCATCCTGACAGAGAGTTTTTAACTGAACTCAAAAGGACATGCCGCAAGCTCATCATTGACGGTCCTAACTGTGTCATCGGCTGTCTTCCCGGCGGTCATATGTTTATGAGTCAGGACCGTAAGAAATTCCGTCCCGGTATTGTTGGCGGAAAAGACGGCATCTTTGGTTTTTCATCTGAAGTTTGCGGCCTTAACGCCGCTATTCCTGATCGTGACAAATCTAAAGATTTTCAACCAATGCATCTTGATACAGTTATCGTCGGACCCGACTGCAAGGAGATTATCCAATGCTCTCAGACAGACCAATTACCCCGTCAACTTTAG
- a CDS encoding efflux RND transporter permease subunit yields MVNFFIDRPIFSTVISIIITLVGLLSIFTLPIAQYPEIAPPSVQISTVYNGASADVVEQTVAAPIEEQVNGAQDMLYMNSISSNDGRLVLNVTFELGRDLELATVDVQNRVSLATPQLPADVTKSGVSVKKQSSSMLCVVSLMSPNKTYDALFLNNYAKINLFDAISRIPGVGTVNLFGDMDYGMRIWLNPDKMARLGITSNDIVSAVQAQNLQAPAGQVGQPPAASNQQFQMTVRVKGRLSEPGEFGNIIIKANPDGSTVKIRDIARVEMGSKSYTAFGRQGGTPNAMLLVYQLPGANALDIVKQIRSTMKEMSETFPKDVVYDIPYDTTLFVTASIDEVMVTLYEAMFLVFIVVFIFLQNLRATIVPMIAVPVSLVGTFAFFQVLGFSINTLTLFGMVLAIGIVVDDAIVVVEAVQKKIDDDGMDSKTAAKAAMKEVSGPIVATTIVLIAVFVPVAFMGGITGQLYKQFALTLAVSVAISSINALTFSPSMAALLLRPQTEARGPLGWFFRVFNKYFNKITAGYTFGVRLMIRKAFVAFSIFAIILGSALFLFGTVPTGFVPDEDQGYFMINVQLPEGASLERSDKAVKEVEEILKNEPGVRDYFSLGGFNLITSAYSSYTSTVFAILEPWDARKDPSLSVRSIMQKTQQKFRGIQDAIVYNFNPPPINGIGSTGGLQFELQDRSGGTVDELAQAAKDFSAQASKRPEIASLFSSFSAKVPQLFVDVDRDKVSKLGIPLDQVFSALQTFLGGYYINDFNKYGRTYRVMAQADSEFRTSPDDVSRFYVRGNTGQMIPLSTLISQKTIKGPEYIRRYNLYRAIEITASTAPGYSTGQGIAAMEEVARDTLPRGYGYDWTNIAYQEKRSGGEVVVIFALAVLMVFLVLAAQYESWIIPLAVVFAVPLGVFGAIAGQWIRGLDNNVYAQIGLIMLVGLAAKNAILIVEFAKDKYEDGMSAVDAAAEAAHIRFRPILMTSFAFILGVIPLVIAKGAGSASRHALGTSVFAGMLAATVFGVLFVPLFYAQLIKLIERNKAKKEKKSSPKKEIENDDNIET; encoded by the coding sequence ATGGTCAACTTTTTCATCGACAGGCCTATTTTTTCAACGGTAATATCCATCATAATCACTTTGGTAGGGCTTTTGAGTATTTTCACTCTCCCTATTGCTCAGTATCCTGAGATTGCACCGCCGAGTGTTCAGATTTCAACAGTTTACAACGGCGCCAGTGCTGATGTTGTTGAGCAGACTGTTGCCGCTCCGATTGAAGAGCAGGTCAACGGCGCACAGGATATGCTGTATATGAACTCCATCAGTTCCAATGATGGAAGGCTTGTGCTTAATGTTACCTTTGAACTCGGGCGAGATCTTGAACTGGCAACTGTTGATGTACAGAACAGAGTCAGCCTTGCTACCCCTCAATTGCCTGCCGATGTTACTAAATCAGGTGTCAGCGTAAAGAAGCAGTCTTCCAGTATGCTTTGCGTTGTCAGTTTGATGTCTCCTAATAAAACTTATGATGCACTTTTCCTGAATAACTACGCTAAAATCAATCTTTTTGACGCAATTTCCAGAATTCCCGGAGTCGGAACCGTCAACCTTTTCGGTGATATGGATTACGGGATGCGTATTTGGCTCAACCCTGATAAAATGGCTCGTTTGGGAATTACTTCAAATGACATTGTGAGTGCTGTGCAGGCTCAGAACCTACAGGCTCCTGCAGGGCAGGTCGGTCAGCCTCCGGCTGCATCAAATCAGCAGTTTCAGATGACCGTTCGTGTTAAGGGACGTCTTAGTGAACCGGGAGAGTTCGGGAACATAATCATTAAGGCCAATCCTGACGGCAGTACCGTTAAAATCAGGGATATTGCACGGGTTGAGATGGGATCAAAGTCCTATACTGCGTTCGGACGGCAGGGCGGTACTCCAAATGCTATGCTTTTGGTTTATCAGCTTCCCGGTGCTAATGCGCTTGATATTGTTAAGCAGATCCGCAGCACAATGAAAGAAATGTCTGAGACATTTCCAAAAGACGTTGTTTATGACATCCCGTATGACACTACTTTGTTTGTTACAGCTTCAATCGATGAGGTTATGGTTACTCTCTATGAAGCTATGTTTTTGGTTTTTATAGTTGTATTCATCTTTTTACAGAATCTCAGGGCCACTATTGTGCCCATGATTGCGGTGCCTGTTTCACTCGTCGGAACATTTGCCTTTTTTCAGGTCCTCGGATTTTCTATCAACACCTTGACGCTGTTTGGGATGGTTCTCGCCATCGGAATTGTTGTTGATGATGCTATCGTTGTTGTTGAGGCTGTTCAGAAGAAAATAGATGATGATGGTATGGATTCAAAAACAGCAGCAAAAGCGGCAATGAAGGAAGTTTCAGGCCCGATTGTCGCAACAACTATTGTTCTTATAGCTGTGTTTGTTCCGGTTGCCTTCATGGGGGGGATAACAGGACAGCTTTATAAACAGTTTGCTTTGACTCTTGCTGTGTCGGTAGCTATTTCTTCTATTAACGCATTGACTTTTTCTCCCTCAATGGCTGCGCTTTTACTTAGGCCGCAAACAGAAGCTCGTGGCCCTTTGGGATGGTTTTTCAGAGTTTTCAACAAGTATTTCAATAAAATTACGGCTGGTTATACCTTTGGTGTCCGGCTGATGATCCGAAAGGCGTTTGTAGCTTTTTCAATTTTTGCAATTATTCTCGGCAGTGCTTTATTTCTCTTTGGTACTGTACCGACAGGCTTTGTTCCTGACGAAGATCAGGGATACTTTATGATCAATGTTCAGCTGCCTGAAGGAGCTTCATTGGAGCGGTCGGACAAAGCTGTTAAAGAAGTTGAAGAGATTCTTAAAAATGAACCTGGAGTCAGAGATTACTTTTCTCTTGGTGGCTTTAACCTTATTACTTCAGCTTACTCTTCTTATACTTCAACGGTCTTTGCCATACTTGAGCCTTGGGATGCACGTAAAGATCCTTCTCTGAGTGTTCGTTCTATAATGCAGAAAACTCAGCAGAAATTTAGAGGTATTCAGGACGCTATAGTTTACAATTTCAATCCACCGCCTATCAACGGCATCGGCTCAACCGGTGGTTTGCAGTTTGAACTTCAGGATAGATCCGGCGGAACTGTTGATGAATTGGCTCAAGCCGCGAAGGATTTTTCCGCTCAGGCTAGTAAACGTCCTGAGATTGCAAGTTTATTCTCATCGTTCAGCGCAAAAGTTCCTCAGCTATTTGTTGACGTAGACAGGGATAAAGTAAGTAAGCTCGGAATTCCTCTTGATCAGGTATTCAGTGCGCTGCAGACCTTTCTTGGTGGATATTATATTAATGATTTCAATAAATACGGCAGAACATACCGCGTTATGGCTCAGGCTGATTCAGAGTTCAGAACAAGTCCTGATGATGTCTCCAGATTTTACGTACGTGGAAATACTGGGCAGATGATTCCGCTTTCTACGTTAATCTCGCAGAAAACAATCAAAGGACCTGAGTATATAAGGCGTTACAATCTTTACAGAGCTATTGAGATAACAGCGTCAACGGCGCCTGGGTATAGTACCGGACAGGGAATTGCTGCAATGGAGGAAGTTGCCCGCGATACTCTTCCTCGAGGTTATGGTTACGATTGGACAAATATCGCTTATCAGGAAAAGAGATCCGGCGGTGAAGTCGTGGTCATTTTTGCTCTTGCGGTGTTAATGGTCTTCCTTGTTCTTGCTGCGCAGTATGAAAGCTGGATTATTCCTCTTGCTGTCGTCTTTGCCGTACCGCTCGGAGTATTCGGGGCTATCGCAGGCCAGTGGATTAGAGGTCTTGATAATAACGTATATGCTCAAATCGGCTTAATTATGCTGGTTGGGCTGGCGGCAAAGAATGCGATTTTGATTGTTGAATTTGCCAAAGATAAATACGAAGACGGTATGTCGGCAGTGGACGCTGCTGCTGAGGCTGCGCATATAAGATTCCGTCCGATCTTGATGACTTCTTTCGCCTTTATTCTTGGAGTTATTCCGCTGGTCATTGCAAAAGGAGCCGGATCTGCAAGTAGGCATGCTCTTGGAACATCGGTTTTTGCCGGTATGCTTGCCGCAACAGTTTTTGGGGTTTTGTTTGTTCCGTTATTTTATGCTCAGCTCATTAAGCTTATTGAGAGAAATAAAGCCAAAAAAGAGAAGAAGTCATCGCCTAAAAAGGAAATAGAGAATGATGATAATATTGAAACTTAG
- a CDS encoding late competence development ComFB family protein, producing MLTFKEFFSSGDIVNLTEQVVYDELKAFIERKNVEFCQCDKCLFDIACVVLNAVPSLYSSSDVDRKYPNADFSMQYEHLQRLVKEELPKGIALVKDRLHH from the coding sequence ATGCTGACATTCAAAGAATTTTTTAGTTCAGGTGATATCGTTAATTTAACCGAACAGGTAGTTTATGATGAACTTAAAGCCTTTATTGAAAGGAAAAATGTTGAATTTTGTCAGTGTGATAAATGTCTTTTTGATATTGCATGTGTTGTTTTAAATGCTGTCCCAAGTCTTTATTCGTCAAGTGATGTTGATAGAAAATATCCAAATGCAGATTTTTCAATGCAATATGAGCATCTGCAAAGATTAGTAAAAGAGGAATTACCTAAGGGGATTGCACTTGTGAAGGATCGGTTGCACCACTAA
- a CDS encoding META domain-containing protein: protein MTNKLVTPATFKTTQICLIILCLAYIFTGCATAKTAQTSKLPINTKWLLEDINDNGVIESVQSWLMFYKDQKISGSGGCNHFSGSYTYKDNKIKIGPLASTRMFCGTASQQESIFLGTLANPLNVKTENGLLILQGNGKTLRFSRMK, encoded by the coding sequence ATGACAAATAAACTCGTCACACCTGCAACATTTAAAACTACTCAAATCTGTCTGATCATTCTTTGTCTGGCATATATCTTTACAGGGTGCGCCACGGCTAAAACAGCGCAAACATCTAAACTTCCGATAAACACCAAATGGCTCCTTGAAGATATTAACGATAACGGAGTCATCGAGTCAGTGCAATCATGGCTCATGTTTTATAAAGACCAAAAAATCTCCGGTTCAGGCGGATGCAACCATTTCAGCGGAAGCTATACATATAAAGACAACAAAATTAAAATCGGCCCCCTTGCTTCAACACGCATGTTCTGCGGAACAGCCAGTCAACAGGAATCCATTTTTTTAGGAACTCTCGCAAACCCTCTAAATGTTAAAACCGAAAACGGATTACTCATTCTACAAGGTAACGGAAAGACCCTTCGCTTTTCACGCATGAAATAA
- a CDS encoding efflux RND transporter periplasmic adaptor subunit — translation MNFKFSINDGVKSIHCRLAVLVCTLATLVFFSGCFGDDSDKTSQKQAVPVKVYKVAQQDFPVRGEYVAQIQAEKTVEIRSRVDGYLTERNFTEGDIVDEGKLLFKIDPRPYEEALNQAKAELAQQLASRSKANTDYKRFKTLFDQGAVSREELDTKTTNKQVLDAQVNNAKAAVKNASLNLDFTKIYSPMKGLIGKTQVNPGTLVTKESTVLATVSAVDPVYVNFNIPEKEYLFTVRDMDERAKEGLPKRTHTLQMILADGNYYNCNGTFGMADRAVDSSTGTLGLRAIFSNPDKLLRDGQYAKVVILLKVFEKALVVPARAVLDIQGHKSVLTVAANGTVEENPVTIEFSNDQSAIVGKGIADGDLVIADGVNKIRPGTLVAPEVVADGVADAGGMVSE, via the coding sequence GTGAATTTCAAATTTAGCATAAATGATGGAGTAAAGAGCATACACTGTAGATTGGCAGTGCTAGTATGCACTTTAGCTACTCTCGTTTTTTTCAGCGGATGTTTTGGTGATGATAGCGATAAAACCAGCCAGAAGCAGGCTGTTCCAGTTAAAGTTTATAAAGTCGCTCAGCAGGATTTTCCTGTGAGGGGCGAGTATGTAGCGCAAATTCAAGCTGAAAAGACAGTTGAAATCCGTTCACGGGTTGATGGGTATCTTACTGAACGCAATTTTACTGAAGGGGATATCGTTGATGAAGGTAAACTTCTGTTTAAAATTGACCCTCGCCCGTACGAAGAAGCTCTTAATCAGGCAAAAGCAGAACTTGCTCAGCAGTTAGCTTCACGCAGCAAGGCCAACACTGACTACAAGAGATTTAAGACGTTGTTTGATCAAGGGGCAGTCAGCCGAGAAGAACTTGATACTAAAACAACCAATAAGCAAGTGCTTGATGCTCAGGTAAATAATGCTAAAGCGGCGGTTAAGAATGCGTCTTTGAATCTTGATTTTACAAAAATTTATTCACCGATGAAAGGGTTAATCGGTAAAACTCAGGTTAATCCTGGTACTCTTGTAACTAAAGAATCAACGGTCCTTGCCACTGTTTCCGCAGTAGATCCTGTGTATGTAAATTTTAATATTCCTGAAAAAGAATACCTTTTTACTGTTCGAGATATGGATGAAAGGGCAAAAGAAGGTTTGCCTAAACGGACACATACCCTGCAAATGATCTTGGCAGATGGTAATTATTATAACTGCAACGGAACATTCGGTATGGCAGACCGAGCTGTGGATTCGTCCACTGGAACACTCGGTTTGCGTGCTATCTTTTCTAATCCTGACAAGCTGCTTAGAGACGGTCAATATGCAAAGGTTGTTATCCTTCTTAAAGTTTTTGAAAAAGCACTTGTGGTCCCTGCAAGAGCTGTTCTGGATATTCAAGGGCATAAATCTGTCCTGACTGTTGCAGCTAATGGAACTGTTGAAGAAAATCCGGTAACGATTGAATTCTCGAATGATCAGAGTGCAATTGTTGGAAAAGGGATTGCCGATGGTGACCTTGTGATTGCAGACGGGGTAAATAAGATTAGACCTGGCACGCTGGTTGCCCCTGAAGTTGTCGCTGATGGTGTTGCTGATGCCGGTGGTATGGTGTCTGAGTAA
- a CDS encoding class I SAM-dependent methyltransferase: MENKNIENDEMHVCPWWLAYTFDNALRRLVDPAGDALKEWVRPGMTVMDFGCGFGHYALGAARIVGDNGKVIAVDFQEKMLEIMMKRALKAEVDKIIVPHKCGAHDIGYEGMVDFVVAGNVMHETSDIQKVFNSVFSILNPKGVFFFTEPRYHVKADFFERELEAAEKAGFKVTELPLTLGARRACLVKGD; encoded by the coding sequence ATGGAAAATAAAAATATTGAAAACGATGAAATGCATGTTTGTCCTTGGTGGTTGGCCTATACGTTTGACAATGCGTTACGTCGGCTGGTTGATCCTGCAGGTGACGCTTTAAAAGAATGGGTACGACCAGGTATGACGGTTATGGATTTTGGATGTGGGTTTGGTCACTACGCTCTCGGTGCAGCTCGTATTGTTGGAGACAATGGTAAGGTTATTGCCGTAGACTTTCAGGAAAAAATGCTCGAAATTATGATGAAAAGAGCCTTAAAGGCAGAAGTAGACAAGATAATTGTTCCGCATAAATGCGGGGCTCATGATATTGGATATGAGGGAATGGTTGATTTTGTGGTTGCAGGGAATGTTATGCATGAAACATCGGATATACAAAAAGTGTTTAACTCTGTCTTCTCAATCTTAAATCCTAAGGGCGTTTTTTTCTTTACTGAACCGCGCTACCATGTAAAAGCAGATTTTTTTGAACGTGAACTGGAAGCTGCTGAAAAGGCGGGCTTTAAGGTAACTGAACTTCCTCTTACACTTGGCGCTCGCAGAGCCTGTCTGGTTAAGGGGGATTAA
- a CDS encoding diguanylate cyclase, with protein MGKVLIIDSSKATALFLKRTLEQADFDCDTAYSLAEATLLISQNKYFVGLCSLIFDGHEPGEGIDLLIDNGIPAIVVTASLDDDQLKDILKKNIIDYVLKRQEHSEYIVRIVRRVYNNKNIKVMVVDDSTTMRRWISAILIRQGITVLQAENGVEACKVFAEHPDIKLILTDYTMPEMDGQELTAKLRLIRHMDELSIIVLSSDDNSRTAPLFLKTGANDFIHKSASVEEILCRVNSNLEIMELLEESRDRANRDFLTGMWNRRYFFEHAFPLFDESEDNGSPLSIALLDIDHFKNVNDNYGHDVGDLVLKAFAIKIIEYFGEKGLCSRFGGEEFTVLLQGVDSAELEGYVDGFREMIEISSLPYRREELKFTISIGVTSNIKLGLDGMINRADELLYEAKTSGRNKVVCDTEP; from the coding sequence TTGGGAAAAGTTTTAATAATCGATTCCAGCAAAGCTACAGCTCTTTTTTTGAAAAGGACTCTGGAGCAAGCCGATTTTGATTGTGACACTGCGTATAGTTTAGCGGAAGCTACTCTTTTAATTTCACAAAATAAATATTTTGTGGGGTTATGCAGTTTGATTTTTGATGGGCACGAGCCTGGAGAAGGAATTGATTTATTAATTGACAATGGAATCCCTGCAATTGTTGTCACAGCCTCTCTTGATGACGATCAACTTAAAGATATTTTGAAGAAGAACATAATTGATTATGTTCTTAAAAGACAAGAACACTCTGAATATATAGTGCGCATAGTTAGGCGTGTTTATAATAATAAAAATATAAAAGTTATGGTTGTGGACGATTCCACCACGATGCGCCGCTGGATTTCTGCCATTTTAATTAGGCAGGGGATTACTGTGCTACAGGCTGAAAATGGTGTGGAGGCCTGTAAAGTTTTTGCAGAGCATCCTGATATTAAACTTATTCTGACTGATTACACCATGCCGGAAATGGACGGTCAGGAACTTACTGCAAAATTACGACTTATTCGTCATATGGACGAGCTTAGTATTATTGTGCTTTCTTCAGATGATAACTCTAGAACAGCTCCTTTATTTTTGAAAACAGGAGCAAATGATTTTATACACAAAAGTGCGAGCGTAGAAGAGATTCTGTGCAGGGTTAACTCAAACCTCGAAATTATGGAATTGCTTGAAGAGTCTCGCGATAGAGCAAATAGAGATTTTCTTACTGGCATGTGGAATAGGCGTTATTTCTTTGAGCATGCTTTTCCATTGTTTGATGAATCCGAGGACAATGGTTCGCCTCTAAGTATTGCACTGCTTGATATAGATCATTTTAAAAATGTGAATGACAATTACGGGCATGATGTCGGAGATTTAGTCTTAAAAGCTTTCGCAATTAAAATTATTGAATATTTTGGAGAAAAAGGACTTTGCTCCAGATTCGGAGGGGAAGAGTTTACAGTTCTTCTTCAGGGAGTGGATTCGGCTGAGCTCGAAGGCTATGTTGATGGTTTCAGAGAGATGATAGAGATTTCGTCTTTGCCGTATAGGCGTGAAGAACTCAAGTTTACGATATCAATCGGTGTGACTTCAAACATAAAGCTTGGACTTGATGGTATGATTAACAGAGCTGATGAACTGTTATATGAAGCAAAAACGTCCGGCAGGAATAAAGTCGTTTGCGATACTGAGCCGTAG